One genomic window of Nitrosomonas sp. Is35 includes the following:
- a CDS encoding NuoM family protein: MDITQITYWSETVSFPVLSVLTLIPLVMMAAVIMTSSPVIALRLGFVGTAATFLLSVYLLSVFDPDLPGIQLYERYQGLGVTYTVGVDGTNILFILLTSTLALLTLIYTLTARHVSDRTHIASLLGYEAILIGAFAALNAMQFWLWCFLEMIPIVLMTLRSGSSQNRRWVVALLLQHFSSGLLMALAGFLMLGFGVMLTTDVLSFDWLVLKESNVSHDYPTLIFFLLLFGFAIRMPLFPFHAWLPVVAEHGTIASVGIFLVSLKLGIYAIVRYLIPLLPEVAEQWAWFVTLLGLIGIFYGALLAFMQINFRRLIAFAIISQTGLITVGLFDSSTHSMEGGIVLALSFGMATAGILLSLGMIYKRTHTAFIPRLGGMFDTNAAIAVLFVICALSTMGMPGTPGFDGIHLLIDGTIQGQGWLIAIAILFGNVLTVGLLLRAFQQIFIAAPKRFQGPFVNMHHASSPPSPRNEWIITIAICGLLIGAGLNTSPWLHIIDQNIHAGSNSHNNIDALNTSKPLTTQYIISKDN, encoded by the coding sequence ATGGATATTACACAAATTACTTATTGGTCAGAAACAGTTTCTTTTCCAGTTTTGTCGGTACTGACGCTTATTCCGCTGGTTATGATGGCCGCAGTCATCATGACATCCTCGCCGGTTATTGCTTTACGTCTAGGCTTCGTTGGAACGGCAGCGACATTTTTGCTCAGCGTCTATTTACTATCAGTTTTCGATCCCGACTTGCCGGGTATCCAACTCTATGAGCGCTATCAAGGCTTAGGCGTAACCTATACGGTCGGTGTGGATGGCACTAATATTTTATTTATACTGCTGACATCCACTCTGGCATTACTAACCCTTATTTATACCCTCACGGCGCGGCATGTGTCAGACCGTACTCATATTGCCTCTTTACTGGGTTATGAAGCCATTCTGATCGGTGCTTTTGCCGCACTGAATGCAATGCAGTTCTGGTTGTGGTGTTTTCTTGAAATGATCCCTATTGTCTTGATGACACTGCGATCGGGATCAAGCCAAAACCGGCGGTGGGTTGTGGCGTTACTGTTACAACACTTCAGTAGCGGATTGTTGATGGCGTTGGCAGGGTTTTTGATGCTTGGTTTTGGCGTCATGTTAACGACTGATGTCTTATCGTTCGATTGGCTTGTTCTGAAGGAAAGCAATGTTAGTCATGATTACCCGACATTGATTTTTTTCCTGCTTTTATTCGGTTTCGCCATTCGCATGCCATTGTTTCCATTTCATGCCTGGCTGCCGGTAGTGGCTGAACATGGCACTATCGCAAGTGTCGGAATTTTTCTAGTCAGTCTGAAACTGGGCATTTATGCGATCGTACGCTATTTAATCCCCCTGCTTCCCGAAGTTGCGGAGCAATGGGCTTGGTTTGTGACCTTGCTCGGTTTAATCGGGATTTTTTACGGTGCATTGCTAGCTTTCATGCAAATTAATTTTCGCCGCTTGATCGCCTTTGCAATCATCAGTCAAACCGGACTAATCACTGTCGGTTTATTTGATTCCAGCACACATAGTATGGAAGGCGGTATCGTTCTGGCCTTATCGTTCGGTATGGCGACCGCCGGCATACTGCTCAGTCTTGGCATGATCTATAAGCGTACGCACACAGCTTTTATTCCACGCTTAGGCGGCATGTTTGACACGAATGCGGCCATTGCCGTTTTATTTGTCATTTGCGCGTTAAGTACGATGGGTATGCCCGGAACACCGGGGTTTGACGGCATCCATTTGTTAATCGATGGCACTATTCAAGGTCAAGGGTGGCTTATTGCCATTGCCATTTTATTTGGTAACGTTTTGACAGTTGGATTGCTGTTACGTGCTTTCCAGCAAATATTTATCGCTGCACCGAAGCGTTTCCAAGGGCCTTTTGTGAACATGCATCACGCCAGTTCCCCGCCCTCTCCCAGGAACGAATGGATTATCACCATTGCCATCTGCGGCTTGCTCATAGGCGCCGGACTGAATACTTCACCGTGGTTGCATATCATTGATCAAAATATTCATGCCGGCAGTAATTCTCACAACAATATCGACGCGCTTAATACTAGCAAGCCGCTGACTACGCAATATATTATTTCAAAGGACAATTAG
- a CDS encoding NADH-quinone oxidoreductase subunit M — protein sequence MIEADFPLLSLTIIVPILGAVLAGSIRNVDFSKQVAFFIAVLSFLLTICVLILFDADKSEFQLVERRAWISLLNIEYLIGVDGISVLFLPLTALLTVITMLASWNTISHTSRFHFSLLLALEGVSIGIFCALDTVLFFLFWELTLPPFFFLIGLWGIGSHRRSAAMKYTLFMLSGGVTLLLAIIVLATNHALQSGGQIPTDLSFSLPVLLDTPLPNELQELVFLLLLFGFAVKSPLVPLHTWLPTVATEGPTHIVAILVGLKLGIYGILRFAMPLAPVAAMEYSWVLSVIGAFTLIYGALIALQQTNLRRLLAYASVSHVGLVMVGIASLNIQGFQGAIFQLLNFTLVASSLMLIAGFIQHRLGSTEAIHLGGLAKVMPKLTAFYFLFTLASIGVPGTSGFPAELLMILGAISAHSVLGIAALSGAILGAAYMLSYTRRTFLGPIVHDDVKQVIDLQLREMILLLIPALLILALGFYPEYILNINQIASEEWLSRLTLTTR from the coding sequence ATGATTGAAGCTGATTTCCCGCTGCTAAGCCTTACGATAATTGTCCCCATATTAGGGGCCGTATTGGCTGGATCAATACGTAATGTCGATTTTTCGAAGCAAGTGGCCTTTTTTATCGCTGTGCTATCTTTTCTTCTAACAATCTGCGTACTTATTTTATTTGATGCGGATAAAAGTGAATTTCAACTCGTTGAACGCCGCGCCTGGATTTCGCTTTTGAACATCGAATATTTGATCGGCGTTGATGGTATCTCAGTTTTGTTTTTGCCGCTGACTGCATTGCTGACCGTGATTACGATGTTAGCCTCGTGGAATACCATTTCCCATACTTCACGCTTTCATTTCTCTTTATTACTGGCGCTTGAAGGCGTCAGCATTGGAATATTCTGTGCCTTGGACACGGTGTTATTTTTCCTGTTCTGGGAGCTAACGCTGCCACCGTTCTTTTTCTTAATCGGTTTATGGGGCATCGGTTCGCATCGGCGCAGCGCAGCAATGAAATATACATTGTTTATGCTGTCCGGCGGCGTCACCTTATTGCTGGCAATTATCGTATTGGCGACAAACCATGCGCTACAATCCGGAGGGCAAATACCTACAGATTTGTCTTTCAGCTTACCCGTTTTGCTAGATACGCCGTTACCGAATGAATTGCAAGAACTGGTCTTTCTCTTACTGTTATTCGGCTTCGCCGTAAAATCACCGCTGGTTCCATTACACACTTGGCTACCTACAGTAGCGACCGAGGGGCCAACGCACATCGTCGCCATTCTGGTGGGTCTGAAATTGGGTATTTATGGGATTTTGCGTTTTGCGATGCCGCTGGCACCGGTTGCCGCAATGGAATACAGCTGGGTTTTGAGCGTGATTGGGGCTTTTACACTCATCTATGGGGCCTTGATCGCATTGCAGCAAACAAATCTGCGCCGCCTGCTCGCCTACGCCAGTGTCAGTCACGTCGGATTAGTCATGGTGGGGATCGCATCGCTCAACATACAAGGATTCCAAGGTGCTATTTTTCAATTGCTGAATTTTACGCTTGTAGCCAGCTCACTGATGCTCATAGCGGGCTTTATACAGCACCGGCTCGGTAGCACTGAAGCGATTCATTTAGGCGGGCTTGCTAAAGTCATGCCGAAACTGACGGCTTTTTATTTCCTGTTTACGTTGGCAAGTATTGGAGTACCCGGTACCAGCGGATTTCCGGCTGAGTTGCTGATGATTCTGGGCGCAATCAGCGCGCACTCTGTTTTAGGCATTGCAGCATTATCCGGTGCGATACTTGGCGCAGCCTATATGCTATCGTATACACGCCGGACTTTCTTGGGGCCGATTGTTCATGACGATGTCAAGCAAGTAATTGATCTGCAATTACGAGAAATGATTTTACTACTCATTCCGGCGCTGCTAATATTAGCTCTAGGTTTTTATCCTGAATACATTCTTAATATTAATCAAATTGCTTCGGAAGAATGGCTGTCTCGATTAACCTTAACAACCCGCTAG
- a CDS encoding carboxysome shell carbonic anhydrase domain-containg protein translates to MKNSNTGIDYLLDLNARHSQAFIDLATERRRYRGEHPTEIAALKCMDGRLHLPVMTQTALGIIQPFRNLGGIFDLGWPFFQAAIDQWVEYSISRGRHCLVFVTYHFARGDTHRGCRGFHYDTEAAKAAAVKLKSQFQSVYGKGGAVVPIVCGIETDLDALVLHGEDGRSVDLANAKESSQLELEEMLRSLYPTMPERVIRDLMPLVRGNIRHIAEIRSTNRPIEESEHKEWVIGVGRGFDWLHVINTAFIVGPFDPNLSVAIETAAKLLKNNIDEGRIAADGVVLMTSGVYRDEAGPEYLLAKEKALFLGKFALNIIKDKVPDLAPHLQILTACNNLNTRKLEVIERVG, encoded by the coding sequence ATGAAAAATTCGAATACTGGAATCGATTATTTACTCGATTTAAATGCAAGACATTCGCAAGCTTTCATAGATTTGGCCACAGAGCGCCGGAGGTATAGAGGCGAACATCCAACCGAAATAGCCGCGCTAAAATGCATGGATGGCCGATTGCATTTGCCGGTTATGACACAAACCGCGCTTGGGATCATTCAGCCATTTCGTAATTTGGGTGGTATCTTTGATCTGGGTTGGCCATTTTTTCAAGCAGCTATCGATCAATGGGTCGAATATTCCATCAGCCGCGGCAGACACTGTTTGGTTTTTGTCACCTATCACTTTGCTCGTGGAGATACACACCGCGGCTGCCGGGGATTCCATTACGATACGGAAGCTGCAAAAGCTGCTGCCGTTAAGCTAAAAAGTCAATTTCAATCGGTTTATGGCAAGGGTGGCGCGGTAGTGCCCATCGTTTGCGGCATTGAAACCGACTTGGATGCTCTGGTTCTGCACGGTGAAGATGGCCGCTCCGTTGATTTGGCGAATGCGAAAGAATCGTCGCAACTTGAACTGGAAGAAATGCTGCGTTCACTCTACCCCACAATGCCTGAAAGGGTTATCCGGGACTTGATGCCACTGGTGCGGGGGAATATCCGGCATATTGCAGAAATCCGTTCTACCAATCGGCCCATCGAAGAATCTGAACACAAAGAATGGGTAATCGGCGTTGGCCGTGGCTTTGACTGGCTGCATGTCATCAATACCGCGTTTATTGTCGGACCTTTTGATCCTAATCTTTCCGTTGCGATTGAAACAGCCGCCAAGCTTCTGAAAAACAATATCGACGAAGGCCGGATTGCTGCTGATGGTGTGGTGCTAATGACTTCCGGGGTGTATCGCGATGAAGCCGGTCCGGAATATCTCTTAGCAAAAGAAAAAGCGTTATTCCTCGGTAAATTTGCACTTAATATCATCAAGGATAAGGTTCCCGATCTAGCGCCTCATCTGCAAATACTGACAGCCTGTAATAACTTGAATACCAGAAAGCTTGAGGTAATCGAAAGAGTTGGATAA
- a CDS encoding SulP family inorganic anion transporter produces MHNSAAFQAKFLTRDLQAGVITGAMAIPLTTGIALMSDYPIKVALATVVFACFVGWINAWFKPGNYIGAPGVAAGLAPVLALGVANFGMANMAFVIFLTAFMQAIIWKFNLQKYILLAVPEYLVEGLLAGVGLKIVLNFFVMTYEIPAESVSEGFWNSARILMIVISISGFAVFLYLFAKFQATQPAIPYFVLITAGVILAQFVAMPMLHVEDVPLNLSLPLPHFDSALTWLYVIGFAAMLAVIDVIEQVMSNAAIQKIDPLNRKCNTNNSLLAIWIANMGSSFFGGMTNLDGVAKSTTNKLAGAYTKFSVLVIGLVILFFVLNTELLEFLPKFSLAVIMIFTGWKMIMGLVHVAHQGQYAMMLAVICALLVYRLGIFEGLLLSLLMHGLINFIVIYQVHHTKSISIVKKYLERFSGQGGVD; encoded by the coding sequence ATGCATAATTCCGCAGCATTTCAAGCTAAATTCCTCACGCGTGATCTGCAAGCCGGGGTAATCACAGGAGCAATGGCAATTCCATTGACTACCGGCATTGCACTGATGTCCGATTATCCAATCAAAGTTGCGCTAGCAACCGTTGTTTTTGCCTGTTTTGTTGGTTGGATCAATGCCTGGTTCAAACCCGGCAACTATATTGGAGCACCAGGAGTGGCTGCTGGCTTAGCGCCGGTTTTGGCACTAGGGGTTGCCAATTTTGGTATGGCCAATATGGCATTTGTGATTTTCCTGACGGCATTTATGCAAGCTATCATTTGGAAATTCAATCTACAGAAATATATTCTCCTGGCAGTGCCTGAATATCTGGTTGAAGGCTTATTGGCCGGTGTGGGACTTAAAATTGTCCTCAATTTCTTTGTCATGACGTATGAAATACCGGCAGAATCGGTATCCGAAGGCTTCTGGAATAGCGCTCGTATTTTGATGATCGTGATTTCGATCTCAGGCTTTGCTGTTTTTCTTTACCTTTTTGCCAAATTCCAAGCAACACAACCGGCGATCCCTTATTTTGTTTTAATTACTGCGGGAGTCATATTGGCGCAATTTGTTGCCATGCCGATGCTGCATGTGGAAGATGTGCCGCTCAATTTATCATTGCCGCTACCGCATTTCGATAGCGCATTGACCTGGTTGTATGTCATCGGTTTTGCAGCCATGCTGGCGGTTATCGATGTCATCGAGCAAGTCATGAGCAATGCAGCTATTCAGAAAATCGATCCACTAAACCGCAAATGCAATACCAACAATAGTTTATTGGCGATCTGGATCGCCAATATGGGATCCAGTTTCTTTGGCGGCATGACCAATCTGGATGGTGTGGCTAAAAGCACTACGAACAAGCTGGCAGGCGCTTATACAAAATTCTCCGTACTGGTGATCGGCTTGGTTATCTTGTTCTTTGTATTGAACACGGAGTTGTTAGAGTTTTTGCCCAAGTTTTCTTTGGCGGTGATCATGATTTTTACCGGCTGGAAAATGATCATGGGACTCGTACACGTCGCGCATCAAGGCCAGTATGCGATGATGCTTGCGGTCATTTGCGCCCTGCTTGTTTACCGTCTCGGCATTTTTGAAGGTCTATTGCTATCGCTATTGATGCACGGACTCATCAATTTCATTGTGATTTACCAAGTGCATCACACCAAGAGTATAAGTATTGTTAAAAAGTATTTGGAGCGTTTTTCCGGACAAGGCGGTGTCGATTAA
- the nudB gene encoding dihydroneopterin triphosphate diphosphatase: MYKIPVSVLVVIHTADLQVLLLERADHPGYWQSVTGSQDSSETLTQTAAREVFEETGLNVADYALTDWQTENRYEIYEEWRWRYGPDVRFNTEHVFGLSLPGILPIRIAAREHLNFMWLPWQQAADKVFSSSNADAIRHLPERQNLQRNNR, translated from the coding sequence ATGTACAAAATACCGGTTTCTGTGTTGGTGGTGATTCATACCGCTGATTTGCAGGTTTTATTGCTGGAGCGCGCCGATCACCCCGGTTACTGGCAATCGGTGACTGGAAGCCAGGACTCTAGTGAAACATTGACACAAACAGCAGCACGGGAAGTATTTGAAGAAACCGGTTTGAACGTTGCCGATTATGCGCTGACTGATTGGCAAACTGAAAATCGCTATGAAATTTACGAAGAGTGGCGTTGGCGCTATGGACCGGATGTTCGGTTCAATACCGAACATGTGTTTGGGTTAAGCTTACCTGGCATCCTGCCAATCCGGATTGCCGCCAGAGAACATTTAAACTTCATGTGGTTGCCTTGGCAACAAGCAGCGGATAAAGTGTTTTCGAGCAGCAACGCGGACGCCATTCGTCATTTGCCTGAACGCCAAAATCTTCAGCGGAATAATCGTTAA
- the aspS gene encoding aspartate--tRNA ligase, giving the protein MRTNYCGAINTGYLGQTVTLFGWVHRRRDHGGVIFIDLRDREGLVQIVCDPDSVETFQVAEKIRNEFVLKITGKVRKRPEGTINTALVSGEIEILVASIEVLNPSLTPPFLMDDDNISEAVRLEHRYLDLRRPAMQSNLRLRHKVAMAVRVFLDQHGFLDIETPMLTKSTPEGARDYLVPSRVNAGHFFALPQSPQLFKQLLMVSGFDRYYQITRCFRDEDLRADRQPEFTQIDIETSFLSADEIMSLMEEMIRGLFKTVSNVDLPDPFPRLTYADAMHKYGSDKPDLRIPLEFTELTDIMKDVPFKVFREAAEKPDGRVAALCVPRGGELSRKEIDDYTSFVAIYGAKGLAYIKVNNLAAGVEGLQSPILKFLPEETIKTILARTNAKDGDLIFFGADKTKVVNESLGALRIKIGHQHGHAESGWKPLWVVDFPMFERDEEENRWQALHHPFTSPADGHEDLLETDPGKALSKAYDMVLNGSEIGGGSVRIHRQEVQSKVFRALNISEQEAQEKFGFLLEALQYGAPPHGGIAFGLDRILTMMTGSESIRDVIAFPKTQRAQCLLTHAPSTVDEKQLRELNIRLRQVETKPS; this is encoded by the coding sequence ATGCGTACAAACTACTGTGGCGCCATTAACACCGGATATCTGGGTCAAACCGTAACTCTTTTCGGCTGGGTGCACCGGCGCAGGGATCATGGTGGTGTGATCTTCATTGATTTGCGCGATCGTGAAGGACTGGTACAGATCGTGTGCGATCCCGATAGCGTGGAAACATTTCAGGTCGCGGAAAAAATTCGCAATGAATTCGTCCTGAAAATTACCGGTAAAGTGAGAAAACGTCCGGAGGGAACGATCAATACCGCGTTGGTCAGCGGTGAGATTGAGATTCTGGTGGCCTCCATTGAGGTATTGAATCCGTCACTGACGCCCCCGTTCCTGATGGATGACGACAATATCAGCGAAGCAGTGCGGCTGGAACATCGTTATCTGGATTTACGCCGTCCTGCGATGCAATCGAATCTGCGCTTGCGGCATAAAGTGGCGATGGCGGTGCGTGTGTTTCTCGATCAACATGGATTTCTCGACATTGAAACGCCGATGCTGACCAAATCCACACCGGAAGGCGCGCGCGATTACCTGGTGCCGTCACGGGTGAATGCCGGTCATTTTTTTGCTTTACCGCAATCACCGCAATTGTTCAAGCAGCTTCTGATGGTATCCGGATTCGACCGGTATTATCAGATCACGCGCTGCTTCCGCGATGAAGATCTACGCGCCGACCGGCAGCCCGAATTCACGCAAATCGATATTGAAACCTCATTTCTGTCAGCGGATGAGATCATGTCGTTGATGGAAGAAATGATACGCGGCTTGTTCAAAACCGTGAGCAATGTGGATTTACCCGATCCTTTTCCGCGTCTCACTTATGCCGATGCCATGCACAAATACGGTTCGGATAAGCCGGATTTGCGTATCCCGCTGGAATTCACCGAATTGACCGACATCATGAAAGATGTGCCGTTCAAGGTATTCCGTGAAGCCGCGGAAAAACCCGATGGCCGTGTCGCGGCGCTATGCGTGCCCAGGGGTGGGGAATTGTCACGCAAGGAAATCGACGATTACACCAGCTTTGTCGCAATTTACGGCGCCAAAGGCTTGGCTTATATCAAAGTCAATAATCTCGCGGCTGGTGTGGAAGGGTTGCAATCGCCGATTCTGAAATTCTTACCGGAAGAAACAATTAAAACCATTCTGGCGCGCACCAACGCAAAGGATGGCGATTTGATTTTCTTTGGGGCGGACAAAACCAAAGTCGTCAACGAATCATTGGGTGCGCTGCGTATCAAAATCGGACATCAGCACGGACACGCTGAATCCGGCTGGAAACCGCTATGGGTTGTCGATTTTCCGATGTTTGAACGGGATGAGGAAGAAAATCGCTGGCAAGCATTGCACCACCCGTTTACGTCTCCGGCTGACGGGCACGAGGACTTGCTCGAAACCGATCCGGGCAAAGCGCTTTCCAAAGCGTACGACATGGTGCTGAATGGCTCCGAAATTGGCGGCGGATCGGTGCGGATACATCGCCAGGAAGTGCAATCGAAGGTGTTCCGCGCACTCAATATTTCCGAACAGGAAGCACAAGAGAAATTCGGTTTCTTGCTGGAAGCGCTGCAATACGGCGCGCCGCCGCATGGTGGGATTGCATTCGGCCTGGATCGTATTCTGACGATGATGACCGGTTCGGAATCGATCCGGGACGTGATTGCGTTTCCTAAAACGCAGCGCGCGCAGTGCTTGTTAACGCATGCGCCCAGCACCGTGGATGAAAAACAATTGCGGGAATTGAACATCCGTCTGCGACAGGTTGAAACCAAGCCCAGTTAA
- a CDS encoding zinc ribbon domain-containing protein encodes MPIYEYLCNSCGAEKEHLQKINDAPIAVCPVCGGSNYVKRISAAGFQLKGSGWYVTDFKNNKTQKTESKASAKENTQPAASAATDSPATTESSSASTAAAD; translated from the coding sequence ATGCCTATTTATGAATATCTATGCAATTCATGCGGTGCCGAGAAAGAACATTTGCAAAAAATTAACGATGCACCTATTGCAGTTTGTCCTGTCTGCGGCGGCAGCAATTATGTGAAGCGTATTTCTGCGGCTGGATTTCAGCTAAAAGGAAGCGGCTGGTATGTCACTGACTTTAAGAATAATAAAACACAGAAAACGGAATCCAAAGCCAGTGCAAAAGAAAATACGCAACCTGCGGCATCTGCCGCTACGGATTCACCGGCAACAACAGAAAGCAGTTCCGCTTCCACGGCGGCTGCCGATTAA
- a CDS encoding laminin B domain-containing protein: protein MIRSVISVACCLTILSYSTIAASSLVSSTFDSDADGWSGLTTDGSPSWSVITSGLTPTHSADGVPAGSITLADPDSQWTYFSAPGKFLGDQSAAFGGSLQFDSRYMVAGTSYANEAEIVLKGAGLTLVYEATNSLPAAWTHFDAALTAGTWRVADTFSGALATDAQLLAVLSNLNALWINAEHFTPVMEVIALDNVSLLTPVPEPEIYTMLLAGFGLLGFAAYRRKTLQAA, encoded by the coding sequence ATGATCCGTTCTGTCATTTCTGTTGCTTGCTGTTTGACTATTCTGAGTTATTCCACGATCGCCGCCAGCTCACTCGTATCCAGCACTTTCGATAGCGATGCTGATGGCTGGAGCGGACTCACAACGGATGGCTCTCCTTCCTGGTCGGTCATCACCAGCGGTTTAACGCCCACACACAGCGCAGACGGCGTACCCGCCGGTTCCATTACGCTTGCCGATCCCGATTCGCAATGGACATATTTTAGCGCCCCCGGCAAATTCCTCGGCGATCAGAGCGCTGCTTTTGGCGGCAGCCTTCAATTCGATAGCCGGTATATGGTTGCGGGCACGAGTTACGCCAATGAAGCCGAAATTGTCTTAAAAGGCGCCGGACTGACGCTGGTTTATGAAGCCACCAACAGCTTGCCAGCCGCTTGGACGCATTTCGATGCTGCGCTCACAGCCGGTACTTGGCGGGTTGCCGATACTTTTTCCGGAGCTTTGGCCACCGATGCGCAATTGCTCGCTGTTCTTTCCAACCTGAATGCACTTTGGATCAATGCCGAGCACTTTACACCGGTGATGGAAGTCATTGCTCTGGACAATGTCAGTCTCCTGACACCGGTACCCGAGCCCGAGATCTACACAATGTTGCTTGCCGGATTCGGGTTGCTCGGTTTTGCTGCCTACCGCAGAAAAACGCTGCAAGCAGCGTAA
- the hslU gene encoding ATP-dependent protease ATPase subunit HslU — protein MSQMTPQEIVHELDKHIIGQDAAKRAVAIALRNRWRRQQVADPLRQEITPKNILMIGPTGVGKTEIARRLAKLANAPFIKIEATKFTEVGYVGRDVDSIIRDLAETAVKESRENETRKKQPLVEDRAEDRILDALLPVARDFGVHSNIEDQDNATRQKFRKKLREGELDDKEIEIEVAAPRANMEIFAPPGMEDLTSQIQGMFQNMTGERKKTRKLTIREARKILLEEEAAKMVNDEELKLTAIQNVEQNGIVFLDEIDKIASRAGHTGGDVSRQGVQRDLLPLVEGTTVSTKYGMIKTDHILFVASGAFHMSKPSDLIPELQGRFPIRVELTSLSVSDFEQILTNTDACLTRQYEALLATEGVTLQFGEDAIKRLAEIAFSVNSKTENIGARRLHTVMEKLLEDISYDAPKHSGKTIVIDAAYVDQRLKDLSQSEDLARYVL, from the coding sequence ATGTCACAAATGACCCCGCAGGAAATTGTCCATGAGTTGGACAAACATATTATCGGCCAGGATGCAGCCAAGCGTGCCGTCGCCATTGCCTTGAGAAATCGCTGGCGCAGGCAGCAAGTTGCCGATCCGCTGCGTCAGGAAATCACGCCGAAAAATATTCTGATGATTGGTCCGACCGGGGTCGGTAAAACCGAGATTGCGCGGCGTCTGGCAAAGCTTGCAAACGCGCCTTTCATCAAAATTGAAGCGACCAAATTCACCGAAGTCGGCTATGTCGGGCGCGATGTCGATTCGATCATCCGCGATTTGGCGGAAACCGCTGTTAAGGAATCACGCGAAAATGAAACCCGCAAAAAGCAGCCGCTGGTTGAAGACCGGGCTGAAGACCGGATTCTTGATGCTTTATTGCCCGTTGCCAGAGATTTTGGTGTTCATTCGAATATAGAAGATCAGGATAACGCGACGCGGCAGAAATTCCGCAAGAAATTACGCGAAGGTGAGCTGGACGATAAAGAGATCGAAATCGAAGTCGCCGCGCCGCGCGCCAATATGGAAATTTTCGCGCCACCGGGAATGGAAGACTTGACCTCGCAAATTCAAGGTATGTTCCAGAATATGACCGGGGAACGCAAGAAAACCCGGAAGCTGACAATCCGTGAAGCGAGGAAGATTCTTCTCGAAGAAGAAGCGGCGAAAATGGTGAACGATGAAGAATTGAAGTTGACGGCGATCCAGAATGTGGAACAGAACGGCATCGTGTTTCTCGATGAAATAGACAAAATTGCCAGCCGTGCAGGGCATACCGGCGGCGATGTTTCCCGCCAGGGGGTGCAGCGCGATTTGCTGCCTCTGGTTGAAGGCACGACCGTTTCAACCAAATACGGCATGATCAAAACCGATCATATCCTGTTTGTGGCCAGCGGCGCATTTCATATGTCCAAACCTTCCGATTTAATTCCTGAGTTGCAGGGGCGTTTCCCGATTCGCGTTGAGTTGACCAGTCTGAGTGTCAGTGATTTTGAGCAGATACTCACCAATACCGATGCCTGTCTGACCCGTCAATACGAAGCGCTACTGGCCACGGAAGGCGTTACATTGCAGTTCGGCGAAGATGCAATCAAACGCTTGGCTGAAATAGCCTTTTCCGTGAACAGTAAAACGGAAAACATCGGTGCCAGACGGTTGCATACGGTGATGGAGAAACTGCTGGAAGACATCTCATACGATGCACCAAAACACAGCGGAAAGACGATTGTGATTGATGCAGCGTATGTTGATCAGCGCCTTAAAGACTTATCGCAAAGCGAAGACTTGGCGCGCTACGTGTTGTAA
- the hslV gene encoding ATP-dependent protease subunit HslV, with protein MTTIVSVRRGRQVALGGDGQVTLGAVVAKSSARKVRRLYHDKILAGFAGGTADAFTLFERFEGKLEAHHGHIMRAAVELAKDWRTDRILRRLEAMLVVANEDATLIVTGAGDIIEPELGIAAIGSGGSYALAAARALLENTDLPPHDIVKKALTIAGDICIYTNQDHIIETID; from the coding sequence ATGACAACAATTGTTTCAGTAAGACGCGGACGTCAAGTGGCCCTCGGTGGGGATGGTCAGGTAACGCTGGGGGCGGTGGTAGCCAAATCCAGCGCGCGTAAAGTGCGCAGACTCTATCACGATAAAATTCTGGCGGGATTTGCCGGCGGCACTGCGGATGCGTTCACATTATTTGAGCGCTTTGAGGGTAAATTGGAAGCGCATCACGGACATATCATGCGTGCCGCGGTTGAACTCGCCAAGGATTGGCGCACCGACCGGATTTTACGCCGGTTAGAAGCCATGCTGGTGGTTGCTAACGAAGACGCCACGCTGATTGTGACCGGTGCGGGCGATATTATTGAGCCGGAGCTGGGTATTGCCGCCATCGGCAGCGGCGGATCGTATGCATTGGCAGCAGCGCGCGCGCTTTTGGAAAATACCGATTTGCCGCCGCACGATATCGTGAAAAAAGCTCTCACCATTGCGGGCGATATCTGCATTTATACAAACCAGGACCATATTATCGAAACCATTGATTGA